AACCCCTGACACAGTGCTGTATGTGTCCTATCCCAGAAGCAGAATGGAAGCCACAAGTCCAGGGTTTAAGACAATGGCAGAATGCATGGAAACCTCTACTCTTGCCCATGGATGTGCAGTGAGAGACTAAGTTGTGCCAGAGCCTAGCACTACTGACTAAAACAAATAAAGCCATAGGCCCTGGGAATTGTATTTCAACTTTTGTTTGATGAGTAGAACTGTAAGCAATAAATAAAGAAGCAAAGGATGGGAACTCCACCACCTCCATGGGCAGCTCCTTCCAAGGCCTGAGCGCCCTTTCCAAGGAGAAATTTGtgctgatgtccaacctgagcctgccctggcccagcctgaggccgttccttctcctcctgtcactgttccctgggagcagagcccgacaCCCAGGCTGTCCCCTTCTGGCAGGatttgtgcagagccacaaggtaccccctgagcctcctttgctccaggctgagcccctttcccagctccttcagctgctcttcatCAGACTTATGGCATGTGACTTTTAGCTAGGAATTCTCTGCAAACCCCTTTGTAGCAACCTTGTGCTGGTTTATTGTCACTTAAGTTAATCCAGGAcagggatttaatttttttgttaccAAAAAtccagtaaaataaaaaaactccTTAACGCCaaagaagcattaaaaagaGCATTCTTTATTCAGCCAGATGCACAGGGGGATAGCTCCTCCCAAAGCTGTGCATGCTGAGTACAGGAAAGTTTCTGCttatattctgtattttataCACATTCATTGATTGTCCTAGACTAAACGTACATATGATAATAATATGATACATATGATTACACATAtgatttttatacatatattttttatacATACATATGATTTCCCCAAAATCATTAACATATTTCCCCATTCCTTCTTCTGTCCTGAGGGTCTCTCTGGTGGTCCCTGGTGGTTGTGGACCCCAATGTTCCAGGTGACCTGGCTGAGTTGGCAGGACACTGAGGCTGGAGAATTTCCAGTCTCCTTACACAAAGGGCATTGTGCAGTTTCCATAGGCCAGTCATTCTGGAACAAGCTTTGTGTTAGCTCACCAGGTGTAGGCCATTTATCATCTGGTAACAATTTTATTTATGGCATTATCTTCATCCTTCCCGTTAACCCACAGTGTCAAATTAAAAAAGGCAGGACTTTAAAGTGAGGTAATTACATTTTCAGTActcccataaaaaaaaaaaaaaaatcagctcagaGAAAAAGTATTCTTCCACATGACCAATGTATGGAAGCAGCTCACTCTACTCAGCTGAGCTTCAATTCTGAGTCCTGGGGAATCCCCTGGCAGCAAAAGCTCTAAcaagtgtcactgtcacctcccttATGAATCAAACAAGTAAAGCAATCCTACATGGAAGCACCAGCGACCAGTAAGGAAGCCAGCTTCAAACTATGGCACAGAAAAAGCAGTGAGCAGCTGAGCAGTGAACCCTGCTGCAACTTAAAGCTATTCAGGTGTTACATTTCCCCAGAGAGTTCCAACTGTTCCTTCAAATAATGTAGGAAAGCTATTGTTGAGAATGTGaggctcttttctttttcatttcctagAAGATTTCAAGTTTAATTCTTATCTGACAGTTGAATCTCAAGTCACAAAGTTGTGCAaaactttgtttaaaaagtCCAACCTTCTATACAAAGTGGGTCTTGGAAACAAATTCTGGACTATGCAAGGGTAAATAAAATAACACATACATATTTCACAGTTATTTACAAATTTTGTAATACCTGTCACTCATTTCAGAATCATTTACTCAAGTGTAAATCCAAGCACTGAAATTTTACACTAAACAAACTGTCTCCAGGAAACACATCCTAAAAGTGCCTTAGTAAAGGAGATCCCTTTCCCAGAAACAATAAAAACTTGCCTAGAATAAACCACAGTCTTcactgaaactgcaggaaaaacaaaattctcCAACAACATTTTTAGTGTTAGAGAATCAATGCATTACTTCATTCTGGCCAGGATGTGCAACAGAAAGAATTTCATCCACATAGCCCGGGTTGTGCAGAGAAAACCCATGACACATGAATTTTACAAGATTTTTCACAAATTTGATACAGTCAAAACCCATAGAGATACATTGGTTCCAAGTTCTGCAGTTCTTACTATTTGGTTTCTTATTGGTCACAGATCTCTTTGATTCTAATTAGGTCCTCATACTTATCTATCTCTTATCTATCTTATCTATCTTTTCTCAGGCCAGGTGTTTCTGACCATGCCAGGGGTGATGTTTGGAGTTGATGGTTGTTAAGACAATTCTTGATGGTTGTTACCTTTTGTGTATCTTCTGTGCTACCCCCAGTTTGCTGAGATGTTAAGCTCATCAGGCCTGGAGTGGTGAAACAGTCCTTTGAAAATAACTTCAATTCCTTTCCATTTGGGCAAAGGCAAACAAAACCCCTGACTAAAGTTATACAAAAACTTTTAAACTTGGTATCATTTCCAACAAGAGGACCCCCATAAGCTCCCCACTGAGCTAGGGGGTTGTAGAGGCATGGACTCCTTCCCTGGAATTCATGGCTAATGTGAAGCCTTTGCACAATTTCCTCCAACAGGAGTGATGGCAGTTGATATAATAATGCATAAAGAAACCAGTGAAATGATTTCTCCTGCCAATGTCCTCTATGTCtgctagagaagaaaaaaagaagctctTCTATTCAACACCTCATCCACAATCCCCTCCCAAAATACTCTATTAATCCTCAATCCTTCCTTCTTCAAAGCTGTATGGCAGCATTGTTAGCATGAAAGGATAAAGAGCTTGCTTTGGAGCTAGAGGAGGAAATAAACCATAGAGAACCCTTTCAAGGATTGAGAAGCCTGAAAACATGTAGAGGAATATAATTCCTGCATCCTGAGTTTCTCAGCCAATGGTGGTTTAGCTgccaagccccacacagccgctccctcACTCCCCTGCCAGAAGGATCAGGGTGAGAATCAGAGAAGGGTTAAAGCTGGAAAATTCATGGGTTGGGATGCAGTTTAAtatggaaagcaaaagccacacatgCAAAAAAAGCAGACCCAGGAATTCACTCCCTgtttcccatgggcaggcaggtgttcagccatcccagggagagcagggttCCAGGACAtgtaacagtgacttgggaagacaagcaccatcactccaaacatccctcccctccttccttctgcccccaCTTTATATACTAGCATGATGTCATATGGCCTGGAACATGCCTTTGATCACTTTGGGTcatctgtcccagctgtgtctcctcccagctccccacacACCCCAGCCCCCTTGCCAGCCTGGCagtatgaaaagcagaaaaggccttggctctgtgtgagcactgctcagcaataacaaaaacatctccaTTATCATCCCTAtattcagcacaaatccaaaatacaGCCCCATGCCAGCCACTGGGAGGGAAATTACCTCAGCCACACCCAGCAAAGTCATCTTTTGCTATTTCTTCATCAGACATGCCAATATGAGAGACTCCTGCTACTCAGCTGTGCCATATCTTCTTAGCTTTATGTCTTTGATAACCAttgcctctttttatttttaccttcaATATCTTTTCCTATCCTTATTTTCTTGAGTTTTTTGATGCATACAGTAGGAGAAAGAAAGCTGTTGTCAAAGGCAGCCAATGTAGTGGTAGTGACCACTTGAGGTAGCGACAATCTTGAGATAGTGACCAATGAAGTTAATGTCCAGTGATCAGCCATGGCTTGTAATATACAGTCCATGCAAACAAAACATAATAAATCaggtttctttctgttgtaTGGAGTTTATTGTTCAGAAATACTTTACAAGGGATAGTAGGAAGATGAATTAAGAACATAAAGTTGGCTACTCCTTCTTCACCtcctttgcaggaggttctATTCAAGGACATTTTTCATGGTTGATTCTTAACTCATTGccattcccagaaaattctTCTTATCTCAACCTAGGATTGGAGAAGGTGAGGGGAGCAGCTTGTAGACTTTTTAATGGGAGTACTAAATTGGGGAATATTATTCCTAGACCATGGTGGGGTATGCAGCCAAGACAGCTGACCCTCACTGAGCATGGCATATCCCAGATCATGAGTAGTGTCCTGCTCAAAGTATAAAcctgaaggaagaagaaggaaggagggggatGATTGGAGTGATGGTGTCTGTTTTCCTGAACCACAGCGAATGTGGTGGAGCCTGGTttcctggaggtggctgaaCATCTTCCTGCCGATGGGAAGGAGTGTGTTTcctctttattttgctttttcttgcatatgtggctttttctttccccattaATCTGCCTGTATCccaacccacaagttttcttTTACCTTTCCCATCCCACTAGGATGGGAGAGATTGAATGACTTATCAGACTGCTGGTGTTAAACCATGACACTCACACAAGGGAACAACAGCCATGATATTTGGAATAATATCCAACTGAGGATTTCCGGGGTGTCTGGGGAAAATGTGTGCTCCAGCCTTGAAAGACCAGGGAAATAGGTACTGGCACCTTCCAGGAATTTTGGAGTTTGTTTTGGAGTTTGGCCCACTTCCTTATTGGCTTGTTACTGTAAAGACTGCCCAGACTTCCCAGATATGCTTGCTCAACCAGCTGATCCTCCTCCTGGGAGCACGAATAAAAGGCTGGCATTGCCGGCAGTCCTGGCAGACAGGCAGCTCAAACTGCTTTGGCACATCTTGCTGTGGACTGCAAGATGAGAAAGTCAATGCTCTTCCTTGgctttcttcttgttttccttggcctggctctgccaggcacCCAGGGAAAAATAATTCCCAAATGTGAGATGGTGAAGATCCTGCGTCAGAATGGCTTTCAGGGCTTCGAGGGCACAACTGTTGCTGACTGTGAGTATAATGAGCTGCCACAGCACCTCTCTGCCTGTACCACCTTTGTCCCTCTCTTCTTTCTGATCTTCCAGCAGTACTATTCTGTCCCTCCATTTCTTTGACTTCATCTTTTCCTCATCCCCTTCTTGCTCCCTTCTATAATTCACATGGCAAATACCCATCTAGAGCTTTGTCCTTCCAAGAAGCTACCCATCCAATTCTCAAGGTTACGATATCACCAGTTTAATTACTTCTTCAGCACTTCATTTATCCTAGATACTTTCACATCTTTCCTCTTATTAACCCTCAGCATTTCTTAATGTTCTCCTCTGGGatctctcttcctcctgcagggatgtgccTGGTGAAACATGAGAGTGGCTATAACACAAGAGCATACAACAACAATGGTCCAAGCAGGGACTATGGCATCTTCCAGATCAACAGCCAGTACTGGTGCAATGATGGCAGGACCCCTGGATCCAAGAATGCCTGCCGCATCAGTTGCTCAAGTAAGTGGTAGCACAGAACAAAGAACGTTTCTTTGTTCATCCATGAAAGCACCTGCTCTGTCCATGACACCTGCCTAGCAACTGTTCCAGGCATTTCTGTCTGTCCTTCCTCCATCCATTTTCTCAGTGTCCCACCTACCTTTCCTTCCTGATGGACACCTTTCCTTCTGCCAGTCTgtccctgctcttcctctgcccCACTTTCCTCCACACTGatcttttctcccttctctaCAGAACTACAAGATGATAATATTGAGGATGACATTCGGTGTGCCAAGAAGATTGCCCGGGAG
This region of Haemorhous mexicanus isolate bHaeMex1 chromosome 25, bHaeMex1.pri, whole genome shotgun sequence genomic DNA includes:
- the LOC132338156 gene encoding lysozyme C-like: MRKSMLFLGFLLVFLGLALPGTQGKIIPKCEMVKILRQNGFQGFEGTTVADWMCLVKHESGYNTRAYNNNGPSRDYGIFQINSQYWCNDGRTPGSKNACRISCSKLQDDNIEDDIRCAKKIAREAHGLSPWYGWKNHCRGRDLSSFVRGC